The following coding sequences lie in one Streptomyces venezuelae genomic window:
- a CDS encoding MDR family MFS transporter translates to MTSAPGGRATETAPPADRVDGQLLRIAFILVLGTFMATLDATIVSVGIDRLTEEFDASVADIQWVSTAYLLAVVAAVPASGWLADRFGGRRTWLAAVGVFLLGSVLCALAWSATSLIVFRVVQGLGGGLLPATGQALLARIAGRHRTGRVISVVAVVPLLSPVFGPLVGGAILSAASWPWLFLVNLPIGAVAAVLARRHVPAVPPAPRRTAFDLRGAMLLSPGLAVLVYGLTEVAHGRDLPAALGVTAGLAMLAGFAVHGLRTRATPLVDPRLFARPPFGAAALALLVLGASVFGTTFLLPLYFQTGRGLSAWQAGLLLAPQGIGAAAGSVLVNRTIDKVAPRTLVVTGIALILAGTVPFTLLGHEPPDAVIIAALAVRGIGMAMIGAPVMNIVYSRIEPEQLPRAAGALNLLNTVGGSVGTAALAVVLENRLAARDPDISAAFGDTFWWVLGLCLLAAAGATRLPRTRPRR, encoded by the coding sequence ATGACCAGCGCTCCAGGGGGCCGGGCGACGGAGACCGCGCCGCCCGCCGACCGGGTCGACGGACAGCTGCTGCGCATCGCGTTCATCCTGGTCCTCGGCACCTTCATGGCCACGCTGGACGCCACCATCGTCAGCGTCGGCATCGACCGCCTCACCGAGGAGTTCGACGCGTCGGTCGCCGACATCCAGTGGGTCAGCACCGCCTACCTCCTGGCCGTCGTCGCGGCCGTCCCCGCGTCCGGCTGGCTCGCCGACCGCTTCGGCGGCCGACGCACCTGGCTCGCCGCCGTCGGCGTGTTCCTGCTCGGCTCGGTGCTGTGCGCGCTCGCCTGGTCGGCGACCAGCCTGATCGTGTTCCGGGTGGTCCAGGGGCTCGGCGGCGGGCTGCTGCCCGCGACCGGTCAGGCGCTGCTCGCCCGCATCGCGGGCCGCCACCGCACCGGCCGCGTGATCAGCGTCGTCGCCGTCGTCCCGCTGCTGTCACCGGTGTTCGGCCCGCTCGTCGGCGGCGCCATCCTCAGCGCGGCGTCCTGGCCGTGGCTGTTCCTCGTCAACCTGCCGATCGGCGCGGTCGCCGCCGTTCTCGCCCGCCGCCACGTGCCCGCGGTGCCCCCGGCGCCCCGGCGCACGGCGTTCGACCTGCGGGGCGCCATGCTGCTCTCGCCCGGCCTCGCCGTCCTCGTGTACGGGCTCACCGAGGTCGCCCACGGCCGCGACCTGCCCGCGGCGCTCGGCGTGACGGCGGGCCTCGCGATGCTGGCGGGCTTCGCCGTGCACGGACTGCGCACCCGCGCCACGCCGCTGGTCGACCCCCGGCTGTTCGCCCGGCCACCGTTCGGGGCGGCGGCCCTCGCGCTGCTCGTCCTCGGCGCGTCGGTGTTCGGCACGACGTTCCTGCTGCCGCTGTACTTCCAGACGGGCCGCGGCCTCTCCGCGTGGCAGGCCGGGCTGCTGCTCGCCCCGCAGGGCATCGGCGCGGCGGCCGGGTCCGTCCTGGTCAACCGCACCATCGACAAGGTCGCGCCGCGGACCCTGGTCGTCACCGGCATCGCCCTGATCCTCGCGGGGACGGTCCCGTTCACCCTGCTCGGCCACGAACCGCCGGACGCGGTGATCATCGCGGCGCTCGCGGTCCGCGGCATCGGGATGGCGATGATCGGCGCGCCCGTGATGAACATCGTCTACAGCCGCATCGAGCCCGAACAGCTCCCGCGTGCGGCCGGAGCGCTCAACCTGCTCAACACGGTGGGCGGTTCGGTCGGCACGGCCGCCCTCGCCGTGGTCCTCGAGAACCGGCTCGCGGCCCGGGACCCCGACATCTCCGCCGCGTTCGGCGACACCTTCTGGTGGGTCCTCGGCCTCTGTCTGCTCGCCGCCGCCGGAGCGACGAGGCTGCCGAGGACCCGACCCAGGAGATGA